The following coding sequences are from one Carcharodon carcharias isolate sCarCar2 chromosome 11, sCarCar2.pri, whole genome shotgun sequence window:
- the LOC121284099 gene encoding collagenase 3-like — protein MQEFFGLEVTGNLDSATLEVMEKPRCGVPDVAEYNHFPGMMKWKKNKITYRILNYTPDIPSTDVDTAISQALKVWSDITPLKFRRIFEGEADIMISFGAREHGDNYPFDGANGLLAHAFPPAAGLGGDTHFDEDETWTMGSDGYNLFLVAAHEFGHALGLAHSRDPGALMYPTYTFTSMNEFSLSQDDVNGIQALYGATDEINPKPRPPPSKTPDKCDPALSFDAVASLRGEMMFFKDRFFWRKHPQLSEVALTLLKSLWPKIPTGIDAAYENLKRDFLVVIKGNKYWAINGYDIMPGYPKQIYRFGIPRSVRKIDAAVHIRETSKTLFFAGDEYWSYDEGKQAMDEGFPRLIADDWPGLPPRVDAAFEEHGSIYFFSGPVHFLFNIRAQRVLQISRINQWVGC, from the exons ATGCAAGAATTCTTTGGCCTTGAGGTAACTGGAAATCTGGATTCTGCAACTTTGGAAGTAATGGAGAAACCTCGATGTGGAGTCCCTGATGTTGCTGAATATAATCACTTTCCAGGAATGATGAaatggaaaaagaacaaaataacATACAG aattttaaactaTACACCGGATATTCCATCTACTGATGTGGATACAGCGATTTCGCAAGCTTTGAAGGTTTGGAGTGACATCACAcctttgaagtttagaagaatcttTGAAGGAGAAGCTGATATCATGATCTCATTTGGGGCTCGAG AACATGGGGACAATTATCCATTTGATGGAGCTAATGGATTACTGGCCCACGCTTTTCCTCCTGCAGCAGGCCTTGGAGGAGACACTCACTTTGATGAAGATGAAACCTGGACAATGGGATCAGATG GATATAACCTGTTCCTTGTGGCTGCCCATGAATTTGGCCATGCACTGGGACTCGCTCACTCTCGTGATCCTGGGGCTTTGATGTACCCCACATATACATTTACAAGTATGAATGAGTTCAGCCTTTCTCAGGATGATGTGAATGGAATCCAGGCTCTGTATG GTGCAACAGATGAAATCAACCCAAAACCCAGACCACCACCATCAAAGACACCAGATAAGTGTGATCCTGCTTTGTCCTTTGATGCAGTTGCTAGTCTTCGAGGAGAGATGATGTTTTTCAAAGACAG GTTTTTCTGGAGGAAACATCCACAACTGTCTGAGGTTGCATTGACTTTACTTAAATCATTATGGCCAAAGATTCCCACAGGGATTGATGCTGCGTATGAAAACCTGAAGAGGGATTTCCTTGTTGTTATTAAAG GGAATAAATACTGGGCCATCAATGGCTATGATATCATGCCAGGTTACCCAAAGCAGATCTATCGATTTGGTATTCCAAGATCAGTCAGGAAAATAGATGCAGCTGTTCATATCAGGGAAACTTCAAAGACTTTATTCTTCGCAGGAGACGAGTACTGGAG TTATGATGAAGGAAAACAAGCTATGGATGAAGGTTTCCCACGCCTGATAGCAGATGACTGGCCAGGACTTCCTCCAAGAGTAGATGCAGCATTCGAAGAGCAtg GATCTATTTACTTCTTCTCTGGACCCGTTCACTTTCTGTTCAACATCAGAGCACAACGAgtacttcagatttccagaatcaacCAATGGGTGGGCTGTTAG